A genomic window from Glycine soja cultivar W05 chromosome 10, ASM419377v2, whole genome shotgun sequence includes:
- the LOC114371674 gene encoding uncharacterized protein LOC114371674 — MREAVSQNCFRSLLVGKNKVPVDVLQYADDTVFFGEASMENVRAVKVILKRFEMVSGLRINFAKSQFGAIGQPKEWCNSAAVYLNCALLQLPFCYLGIPIGVNPRRRVVWDPIISKFEAKLSKWNQRYISIAGRTTLINAILTTLPLFYMSFFRVPLAVISRISTIQRQFLCEL, encoded by the coding sequence ATGAGGGAAGCAGTATCTCAAAACTGCTTCAGAAGCCTCCTGGTGGGGAAGAACAAGGTTCCTGTGGATGTTCTGCAGTATGCTGATGATACTGTGTTCTTTGGAGAAGCTTCCATGGAGAATGTCAGAGCTGTGAAGGTCATTCTCAAAAGATTTGAGATGGTCTCTGGATTGAGAATTAATTTCGCAAAGAGTCAGTTTGGTGCTATAGGTCAACCTAAGGAATGGTGCAATTCTGCTGCTGTCTACCTTAACTGTGCACTGTTACAGCTTCCTTTCTGTTACTTAGGAATTCCAATTGGTGTTAATCCAAGAAGAAGGGTGGTCTGGGATCCAATTATAAGCAAGTTTGAGGCTAAGCTGAGCAAATGGAACCAGAGATATATCTCCATAGCTGGTAGAACCACTCTTATTAATGCTATTTTAACAACATTACCTCTGTTTTATATGTCTTTTTTCAGGGTCCCTTTAGCTGTCATTAGTAGGATCTCTACCATCCAAAGGCAATTCCTTTGTGAGCTCTAA